The following are encoded in a window of Vigna unguiculata cultivar IT97K-499-35 chromosome 8, ASM411807v1, whole genome shotgun sequence genomic DNA:
- the LOC114193141 gene encoding serine/threonine-protein kinase MPS1-like isoform X1, which produces MRHSMEENPNLSLTRDSSPSSPEFFKQVQAALKRHRPLAVNASSASTQLHTLRPRRSMVAHRNIANKSQEEHPSISDTCTGDGCKNEPSLPVESHSVGAHKKVRFSTESNNATSQPHGAASIGFSQHVKHHNMQQAESETSLLSEGGKSSLLPRRRIVTQDHLQQFKNFLSQPATQSSVVGLPCPTTTSVHSTSAPMPNSLTHCANSCMDSDSQVAAEPYDNLNVNPHSITQGGAKSPYDSLKDTNRMSIDQVASAVQEYNSLNDAKLTFKHSDPSKEQQGCLLKETSKYTCCNDMLNNGDEPAAVTNIVPQGLTSSSDTKLESSRLEKQEKNASCKGPSVARKRTYDPELFFKVNGKLYQRLGKIGSGGSSEVHKVISSDCTIYALKRIKLKGRDYATAYSFCQEIEYLNRLKGKNNIIQLIDYEVTDKALFEGVINGSFSSKDGRVKDDGYIYMVLEYGEIDLAHMLSQKWKELDGNNQTIDANWLRFYWQQILQAVNTIHEERIVHSDLKPANFLLVKGSLKLIDFGIAKAIMSDTTNIQRDSQVGTLSYMSPEAFMCNESDASGNIMKCGRPSDIWSLGCILYQMVYGRTPFSDYKTFWAKFKVITDPNHEIMYEPVSNPWLLDLMKKCLAWDRNERWRIPQLLQHPFLVPPVPCDQSLFQDQTFKLLQLISETCKNDPEASQLCLQLQQVLDNPIELTSTHSLNSLDQQRKLLSRISELCIQLQKRFPNSDEE; this is translated from the exons ATGCGGCATTCGATGGAAGAGAACCCTAACCTCTCTCTCACGCGCGATTCTTCCCCTTCCTCTCCGGAATTCTTCAAACAAGTCCAAGCTGCTCTCAAGCGCCACCGCCCTCTCGCCGTTAATGCCTCTTCAGCTTCAACGCAATTGCATACCTTGAGGCCACGGCGCTCCATGGTGGCGCACCGAAACATCGCGAACAAGTCCCAAGAGGAACATCCGTCGATTTCGGACACCTGCACCGGGGATGGTTGCAAGAACGAACCCTCTCTGCCGGTGGAATCTCATAGTGTTGGTGCGCACAAGAAGGTTCGTTTTTCAACTGAGAGTAACAATGCCACTTCACAGCCGCATG GTGCGGCGTCAATTGGATTCAGTCAACATGTGAAACACCACAATATGCAGCAGGCAGAGTCTGAGACTAGTTTGTTATCTGAGGGAGGCAAGAGTTCTCTGCTTCCAAGGAGAAGAATAGTTACTCAGGATCATCTCCAGCAATTCAAAAACTTTTTGAGTCAACCAGCTACACAATCTTCCGTAGTGGGATTGCCATGCCCTACAACTACATCAGTCCATTCAACTTCAGCTCCAATGCCGAATTCTTTAACTCATTGTGCTAATTCCTGTATGGATAGTGACTCACAAGTGGCTGCAGAACCTTATGATAACCTGAATGTCAATCCTCATTCTATAACACAAGGGGGTGCCAAATCACCATATGATTCTCTGAAAGACACCAATAGAATGTCAATTGATCAGGTGGCAAGTGCAGTTCAAGAATATAATTCACTAAATGATGCAAAGTTGACATTTAAGCACAGTGATCCATCTAAGGAGCAACAAGGATGTTTGCTAAAGGAAACTAGTAAATATACTTGTTGTAATGACATGTTAAATAACGGGGATGAGCCTGCAGCTGTTACCAACATAGTGCCTCAGGGTCTGACTTCATCTTCAGATACGAAGCTGGAATCTTCTAGGTtagaaaagcaagaaaaaaatgCAAGTTGTAAAGGACCTTCAGTTGCTCGAAAGAGGACTTATGACCCTGAGTTGTTTTTTAAAGTCAATGGCAAGCTTTATCAAAGGCTTGGCAAGATAGGAAGTGGTGGAAGCAGTGAGGTGCACAAAGTGATTTCATCAGACTGTACTATCTATGCACttaaaagaataaaactaaAGGGTCGTGATTATGCCACAGCATACAGCTTTTGTCAGGAGATTGAGTATCTAAATAGGCTGAAAGGAAAGAATAATATTATCCAGCTTATAGATTATGAG GTGACTGACAAGGCTTTGTTTGAGGGAGTCATAAATGGCTCCTTCAGTAGTAAAGATGGTAGAGTCAAGGATGATGGGTACATATACATGGTGCTTGAATATGGGGAAATTGATTTGGCTCATATGTTGTCTCAAAAGTGGAAGGAACTAGATGGGAACAACCAGACCATAGATGCGAATTGGCTTCGGTTTTATTGGCAG CAAATTCTTCAGGCTGTCAACACAATTCATGAAGAACGTATTGTGCATTCTGACTTAAAGCCAGCTAACTTCCTCCTTGTCAAGGGTTCATTAAAACTGATTGATTTTGGAATAGCCAAAGCAATAATGAGTGATACAACAAACATCCAACGTGATTCACAG GTTGGTACTCTAAGTTACATGTCACCAGAAGCATTTATGTGTAATGAGAGTGATGCGAGTGGAAACATCATGAAGTGTGGTCGGCCATCAGATATCTGGTCCCTTGGCTGCATTCTTTATCAAATGGTATATGGGAGAACACCCTTTTCAGATTACAAGACATTTTGGGCCAAATTCAAAGTTATAACTGATCCAAATCACGAAATTATGTACGAACCAGTTTCAAATCCTTGGCTTCTGGATCTTATGAAAAAATGTCTAGCATGGGATCGCAATGAAAGGTGGAGAATTCCTCAGTTGCTCCAGCATCCTTTTCTAGTTCCACCAGTTCCATGTGATCAATCTTTGTTCCAAGATCAAACCTTTAAATTGCTGCAACTTATATCTGAAACTTGCAAAAATGACCCAGAAGCATCGCAGCTCTGTCTTCAACTTCAACAGGTGCTTGATAATCCCATAGAATTAACTAGTACTCATTCATTAAACTCCCTAGACCAACAGCGTAAATTGCTATCCCGAATATCAGAACTTTGTATTCAACTACAGAAACGCTTTCCAAATTCGGATGAAGAATAG
- the LOC114193141 gene encoding serine/threonine-protein kinase MPS1-like isoform X2, protein MRHSMEENPNLSLTRDSSPSSPEFFKQVQAALKRHRPLAVNASSASTQLHTLRPRRSMVAHRNIANKSQEEHPSISDTCTGDGCKNEPSLPVESHSVGAHKKVRFSTESNNATSQPHGAASIGFSQHVKHHNMQQAESETSLLSEGGKSSLLPRRRIVTQDHLQQFKNFLSQPATQSSVVGLPCPTTTSVHSTSAPMPNSLTHCANSCMDSDSQVAAEPYDNLNVNPHSITQGGAKSPYDSLKDTNRMSIDQVASAVQEYNSLNDAKLTFKHSDPSKEQQGCLLKETSKYTCCNDMLNNGDEPAAVTNIVPQGLTSSSDTKLESSRLEKQEKNASCKGPSVARKRTYDPELFFKVNGKLYQRLGKIGSGGSSEVHKVISSDCTIYALKRIKLKGRDYATAYSFCQEIEYLNRLKGKNNIIQLIDYEVTDKALFEGVINGSFSSKDGRVKDDGYIYMVLEYGEIDLAHMLSQKWKELDGNNQTIDANWLRFYWQAVNTIHEERIVHSDLKPANFLLVKGSLKLIDFGIAKAIMSDTTNIQRDSQVGTLSYMSPEAFMCNESDASGNIMKCGRPSDIWSLGCILYQMVYGRTPFSDYKTFWAKFKVITDPNHEIMYEPVSNPWLLDLMKKCLAWDRNERWRIPQLLQHPFLVPPVPCDQSLFQDQTFKLLQLISETCKNDPEASQLCLQLQQVLDNPIELTSTHSLNSLDQQRKLLSRISELCIQLQKRFPNSDEE, encoded by the exons ATGCGGCATTCGATGGAAGAGAACCCTAACCTCTCTCTCACGCGCGATTCTTCCCCTTCCTCTCCGGAATTCTTCAAACAAGTCCAAGCTGCTCTCAAGCGCCACCGCCCTCTCGCCGTTAATGCCTCTTCAGCTTCAACGCAATTGCATACCTTGAGGCCACGGCGCTCCATGGTGGCGCACCGAAACATCGCGAACAAGTCCCAAGAGGAACATCCGTCGATTTCGGACACCTGCACCGGGGATGGTTGCAAGAACGAACCCTCTCTGCCGGTGGAATCTCATAGTGTTGGTGCGCACAAGAAGGTTCGTTTTTCAACTGAGAGTAACAATGCCACTTCACAGCCGCATG GTGCGGCGTCAATTGGATTCAGTCAACATGTGAAACACCACAATATGCAGCAGGCAGAGTCTGAGACTAGTTTGTTATCTGAGGGAGGCAAGAGTTCTCTGCTTCCAAGGAGAAGAATAGTTACTCAGGATCATCTCCAGCAATTCAAAAACTTTTTGAGTCAACCAGCTACACAATCTTCCGTAGTGGGATTGCCATGCCCTACAACTACATCAGTCCATTCAACTTCAGCTCCAATGCCGAATTCTTTAACTCATTGTGCTAATTCCTGTATGGATAGTGACTCACAAGTGGCTGCAGAACCTTATGATAACCTGAATGTCAATCCTCATTCTATAACACAAGGGGGTGCCAAATCACCATATGATTCTCTGAAAGACACCAATAGAATGTCAATTGATCAGGTGGCAAGTGCAGTTCAAGAATATAATTCACTAAATGATGCAAAGTTGACATTTAAGCACAGTGATCCATCTAAGGAGCAACAAGGATGTTTGCTAAAGGAAACTAGTAAATATACTTGTTGTAATGACATGTTAAATAACGGGGATGAGCCTGCAGCTGTTACCAACATAGTGCCTCAGGGTCTGACTTCATCTTCAGATACGAAGCTGGAATCTTCTAGGTtagaaaagcaagaaaaaaatgCAAGTTGTAAAGGACCTTCAGTTGCTCGAAAGAGGACTTATGACCCTGAGTTGTTTTTTAAAGTCAATGGCAAGCTTTATCAAAGGCTTGGCAAGATAGGAAGTGGTGGAAGCAGTGAGGTGCACAAAGTGATTTCATCAGACTGTACTATCTATGCACttaaaagaataaaactaaAGGGTCGTGATTATGCCACAGCATACAGCTTTTGTCAGGAGATTGAGTATCTAAATAGGCTGAAAGGAAAGAATAATATTATCCAGCTTATAGATTATGAG GTGACTGACAAGGCTTTGTTTGAGGGAGTCATAAATGGCTCCTTCAGTAGTAAAGATGGTAGAGTCAAGGATGATGGGTACATATACATGGTGCTTGAATATGGGGAAATTGATTTGGCTCATATGTTGTCTCAAAAGTGGAAGGAACTAGATGGGAACAACCAGACCATAGATGCGAATTGGCTTCGGTTTTATTGGCAG GCTGTCAACACAATTCATGAAGAACGTATTGTGCATTCTGACTTAAAGCCAGCTAACTTCCTCCTTGTCAAGGGTTCATTAAAACTGATTGATTTTGGAATAGCCAAAGCAATAATGAGTGATACAACAAACATCCAACGTGATTCACAG GTTGGTACTCTAAGTTACATGTCACCAGAAGCATTTATGTGTAATGAGAGTGATGCGAGTGGAAACATCATGAAGTGTGGTCGGCCATCAGATATCTGGTCCCTTGGCTGCATTCTTTATCAAATGGTATATGGGAGAACACCCTTTTCAGATTACAAGACATTTTGGGCCAAATTCAAAGTTATAACTGATCCAAATCACGAAATTATGTACGAACCAGTTTCAAATCCTTGGCTTCTGGATCTTATGAAAAAATGTCTAGCATGGGATCGCAATGAAAGGTGGAGAATTCCTCAGTTGCTCCAGCATCCTTTTCTAGTTCCACCAGTTCCATGTGATCAATCTTTGTTCCAAGATCAAACCTTTAAATTGCTGCAACTTATATCTGAAACTTGCAAAAATGACCCAGAAGCATCGCAGCTCTGTCTTCAACTTCAACAGGTGCTTGATAATCCCATAGAATTAACTAGTACTCATTCATTAAACTCCCTAGACCAACAGCGTAAATTGCTATCCCGAATATCAGAACTTTGTATTCAACTACAGAAACGCTTTCCAAATTCGGATGAAGAATAG